A section of the Humulus lupulus chromosome 2, drHumLupu1.1, whole genome shotgun sequence genome encodes:
- the LOC133816865 gene encoding large ribosomal subunit protein bL9c, protein MASSASTLSWSSSTWLQSFSGNVNEPTKLSDRRTTFVILAQKKAKKTRAIILKEDVAELGKKGQLLNVKAGFYRNYLLPTGKAQIVTPDLVKEMKMEEERIEAEKKRVKEEAEQLALIFETVGAFKVKRKGGKGKQIFGTVTAQDLVDIIKAQLQRDVDKRIVSLPEIRETGEYVAELKLHPEVTARVRVTVFAN, encoded by the exons ATGGCGTCTTCAGCATCGACTCTGTCGTGGAGTTCCTCAACCTGGCTCCAGAGCTTCAGTGGAAACGTGAACGAGCCCACCAAATTGTCAGACAGAAGAACGACCTTTGTCATCTTGGCCCAAAAGAAAGCTAAGAAGACTCGAGCG ATAATTTTGAAGGAGGATGTAGCTGAGTTGGGGAAGAAAGGTCAACTTCTTAATGTCAAGGCTGGTTTTTACAGGAATTATCTGCTTCCCACTGGGAAGGCTCAGATTGTTACTCCTGACTTGGTCAA GGAAATGAAGATGGAAGAGGAAAGAATTGAAGCTGAGAAGAAGCGG GTAAAAGAAGAGGCAGAACAGTTGGCTCTTATTTTTGAAACTGTTGGAGCTTTCAAGGTGAAGCGCAAGGGTGGAAAAGGAAAGCAAATTTTTGGAAC TGTTACTGCTCAGGATCTTGTGGATATCATCAAGGCTCAACTTCAAAG GGATGTGGACAAGCGAATCGTTTCTCTTCCCGAGATTCGAGAAACTGGGGAATATGTTGCAGAATTGAAGCTTCACCCAGAAGTCACTGCTCGAGTGAGGGTGACTGTTTTCGCAAACTAA
- the LOC133815766 gene encoding protein SENSITIVE TO PROTON RHIZOTOXICITY 2, giving the protein MMNSNITRSSSSCYTNLLSPDDEDQITGSLSLQMYSNNVNNGNIPSSSSSLPPPHDHAQTDHHYSTTTTTTTSLSSILYTLSILKHKVQQLQSLAAILLSPPPAADDDQPEAAGSMAIAAGVNMYNAIQDIIAASSSMMVTFQQMGILSTTASTTDHNNISNTIQDQWQQRLNKVINNPQPNFYSSSETVWFGTSGQDHHHHHEIYNNTTTTTTNTSSSIDNKDVINNTTSNTSSQDHRIMTLQSRDQRVDHHQNMTSCTLFPSDTTTTPLVLKSGTKRSKNENDDNNNHFDIVELEAADLLAKYTHYCQVCGKGFKRDANLRMHMRAHGDEYKTSAALSNPTKNKIINNTIMISSSGCSSDWINHSNGMMMSLLPKKYSCPQEGCRWNKKHAKFQPLKSMICVKNHYKRSHCPKMYVCKRCSRKQFSVLSDLRTHEKHCGDLKWQCSCGTTFSRKDKLMGHVALFVGHTPLTIASSSTSRSRHQITTQLPHDHNMIKMMDQ; this is encoded by the coding sequence ATGATGAATAGTAATATCACAAGATCATCATCATCTTGTTACACCAATTTATTATCACCCGACGATGAAGATCAAATCACAGGTAGTTTGTCTCTTCAAATGTACTCCAATAATGTCAACAATGGTAATAttccatcttcttcttcttcactccCACCGCCTCATGACCATGCTCAGACCGATCATCACTactcaaccaccaccaccaccaccaccagccTCAGCTCAATTCTCTACACTCTTTCCATTCTCAAACACAAGGTCCAGCAGCTTCAATCTCTGGCCGCCATCCTTCTTTCTCCGCCGCCAGCCGCCGATGATGATCAGCCTGAAGCAGCAGGCTCCATGGCCATAGCCGCCGGCGTGAACATGTACAATGCAATCCAAGATATCATTGCAGCTTCCTCTTCTATGATGGTCACTTTTCAACAGATGGGGATTTTGTCAACCACGGCCTCTACCACAGATCATAATAACATTAGTAATACTATTCAAGATCAATGGCAGCAGCGTCTTAACAAGGTGATCAACAATCCTCAACCAAATTTCTATTCTAGTAGTGAAACTGTTTGGTTCGGTACTAGTGGTCaggatcatcatcatcatcatgagATCTACAACaacactactacgactactaccaatACTTCTTCTTCTATTGATAATAAAGATGTTATTAACAATACCACAAGTAATACTAGTAGTCAAGATCATCGAATCATGACCCTTCAAAGTAGAGATCAAAGGGTGGATCATCACCAAAACATGACTAGTTGTACCTTATTTCCTAGtgatactactactactcctctaGTTCTAAAGAGTGGAACAAAACGGTCAAAGAATGAgaatgatgataataataatcACTTCGACATAGTTGAGTTGGAAGCTGCGGATTTATTGGCCAAATACACACACTATTGTCAAGTTTGTGGGAAAGGTTTCAAGCGAGATGCCAACTTGCGCATGCACATGAGGGCTCATGGAGACGAGTACAAGACTAGCGCAGCCCTAAGCAACCCCACCAAGAACAAGATTATTAACAATACTATCATGAtcagtagtagtggttgtagcaGCGATTGGATTAATCATAGTAATGGTATGATGATGAGTTTGCTGCCTAAGAAGTACTCGTGTCCACAAGAAGGGTGTAGGTGGAACAAGAAGCATGCCAAGTTCCAACCTTTGAAGTCGATGATTTGTGTGAAGAATCACTACAAGAGGAGCCATTGCCCTAAGATGTACGTGTGCAAGAGGTGTTCTAGGAAGCAATTCTCTGTGTTGTCTGACTTGAGGACTCACGAGAAGCACTGTGGGGATCTCAAGTGGCAGTGCTCTTGTGGGACAACTTTCTCTAGGAAGGATAAGCTTATGGGGCATGTGGCTTTGTTCGTCGGACACACTCCTCTCACCATCGCCTCTTCTTCTACTTCTCGCTCTCGTCATCAGATCACTACTCAGCTTCCTCATGACCATAATATGATAAAGATGATGGACCAGTAA